TTTGTCAATCTGAGGGTCATAATGTTCAACTTGCTTCAGGGAAACAGAAGGAGATGCTGGGAAAGCTCCTGTGGTAGCTGTATGCCCTCCAACAACATACAAGCAGTTGTCTAGCTCTGCAGATCCATGACCAAATCTAGCAACAAGCATGGGTCCTGCCTTGGACCATTCATCATGCAGTGTGTCATAGACCCAGACATCCTTTGAAGCTCCATTCTCTGCCCCCTTTCCTCCTGTAACATAAACTTTGCATCCAATTGCACATGCACTACATTCTTTACGTGGGCTGGGAATGTCAGTCTTGGGTATTATTTCTGTGGTTATTGGGTCCATCACATAGATCTTGTCACACATGAACGTTTGTCCTCCCAAGAGTAACAGGGCCTGGTTAATTTTCCGAGGACGGGCACAGAATCCAGTCACAAAACCATCATTCTGCAGAATCTTGTTCCTGCAGTGAGTTGCTTCTTCAACAATTGCTTTTGCCAGCTTGTTCTTAATCACAAGATCATCTGTGGCCAGACTTCGGAGATATTGCTCGGGCAATAGAGCCAGCCTGACATACCGCAGTAGATCTGGTAGATCATCCAGACGAAGACAAAGATCATATTTTATCCACCCCATCACTGCTTCATACACTAAACTTTCATCTTCCACCTCAAGTTCCTCACTAAGGACCAGTTCCATCAACTTTAGCTTTGGTAGCCTCAGGAAGTCTTCAGCTTTTGACAACTCCACAAAATTGGAAAGGCACATTCTCCAGGACAGCTCAAACAGTCTCTCACAGCAGTGTGCATCAGATATCAACATCATATTCACACAGTTTCCTGTATGGAGATTTTTCTCAAGGAATTCTGAAGCTGCATCTCGGATGTCATGAAATTGTAGCATATCCCCAGCTTCCAGCAAGGACTCTGCATTCTCCTCATTGAAGATAATCCGGGCAGAGTAGGCATAATCCAATAGAAGCTCCAGGACCTCAGGGTGCAAAGCATCATGGAAGTTGACTTCTCTATCCTGGCTTTCTTTTAAACCACCACTGAACATTGCTTCAAAATAACGACTGCTGGATGCTAGTACAGCTCGATGACAAGGGAAAGCACGGTTCCCTGCCAGCAAGACCACATCGGTGAAGAGGCAGCGCTTGCGAAGCAGGTTAAGATGCGTCAGAAGGCTGTCAGCATGGCCAGGCTTATGGAACAGATGGATGTTCATGGAGCCTGTGCTGGAACGGGACTTGCGGTTCTCATGATTGCTGACAGACATAGTTAACTTTTAATCTACTTTCAGGATCaatctggaagaaaaaaaaacaaacactttagataCTGAAGGCTGTAACGAGGATATATTGAATACACACCTAAAATAGCACTACTTAACAAGAAGTATGAATGCATGACatcaatttgtttttttacataatattATTGTATGCAAGAAGTGTCATCAAGGTAGTGCATACATTTTCAAGTAAACAGAAGCTCACTCAGCAATTCCTATTCAATTTCTCAGTGCCAGTCAAATAACTTGAGACTTTCCACTTGGACTGTTACAGGAGTAGGTAATGTGGAAatgttttcttcctttttctatgTACTGGAATTCAAGTATGTATGAAACCTATTAACTACTTAAGTGCTATGTGTGAATCACCTGTAAAGAAACAGTGCTTTGGAATATGTTCACACATTATATAATtacaaaataatgataaaaacaaaatgtaaaatttattttcACAGTACATTAAGAATTACAAACACATGGTAATTGACCTTTACGCACTGGTTTAGCATTAAATGCCAGTGACACAGCATGTCAAGTACAACATTTGGTTGTTAATGAGCACTTGCGGTCTGGGGTTAAATAGAGAACACACTGTTGACCCTAATGTCTTTACTTTGGGTTACTCAATTAGATGGAACAGGTAGCAGTGAAAAAAAGGGCCGCAATGAGCATTAAAAacactagtaaaagcatgtaTTATGACGCTTGTGGACAAGGGCCCTAAATTCTTTGTTTTCTACGCACTGAACAATAGtataagtgtgtgtatattaccataaatatatacataaaaatgaaaaactatCAACTGGCTGGGAGTCATGACAAACTGAGGGTGCATATGAATGAAAATGATATGTTAGGAAAGAATGATGTGCTCTAGCACAGAATGGAGAAATAACGCTTAATATAATTGCATCATTAGGGATTAAGTACATATTTTACATCTCTCTATATAGGATACAACCTACTGTTGAGCTAGGGTGTTAGTAGTAGATGAAACAAAAAAGGTTTCAGCTTAATTAATTATTAAACCATGTGAAGTTAATAAACAGTCCCTAGCTTCTCACAATGTAAGCTGCCCGGCAGCTAAACACACAAAACACTCTTTGTCATTTCCTGCTATAAGCCAGGCGGCACATGAAATACCACAGTGTGGCCCAGAGTTAACTCTCTCGTCCCCAAAGaccaatggaataaaaaaaaaaaaaaaaaagtcagtttagCCCCTGTGGCGATATGACAATAGGAAGACACTGAAATTACATAAAGCAGCCAGACAAGTTCGGACTTATAACCCTGCTCTGCAGCTTCCAATAGCATGGAGGAAGCGGATGTGGCTACATGCTCTGCAAGGACTGAAACTCTCTTCCACTTGGACACGTTAATTGGTCACATTACACAAGATGTCACAGGACATATCATGATGGTCATGCCCACAGAAGCTTACACTTTACTCCCCCACTGTCCATACGCACATAATAGACATACTTCAGGAATGTATCACCTCCTGTAGGCACAAAACAACTACATGTCAAACGGTCGGACACCTGTTACTTTGCAGTATGGTTACTGCACAGGGTGTGACTTACTGTGCCCTGATAGTTGGTAATCAGAGGGTCAGATCGTCATGCCCATCGTCTTTCAGTCCCGTGAGTCAGTGGCAGGAAGTGTCCCAAGAGCTGCAAAAACAAACTAAATTAATGTATCTAGCTTGACATCATGATGACAAAGATACAATGGAGGTGGCAGCACACATGCATCAGCCTGCGATAGTAATTTCCAGTTTCTCTTTGTGTTGGATCAATGAGAAtgctgtgtatattcttgttacATTATGCTGATTACTGGGCAAATTATATACTGGAACTATGCATAAATTAACCCTAACAATTCTGCCTGTGTAGTGATGTACAATATGTGTGATATAACGAATATGGCAAAAGGGGAATCGTCATGTTCAACCTCAGTGATCATGTAAAAGCGTTATTGGAAAGTATTATGACAGCTATAAAAGGCGTAGTATGAATAGTGCGTTCTTAATCGGAAAGACGATCAATAAAGTCTTTCTACCTGTACGCCCAGCTCGATCCACTCTCTCCCTCAGACTGAAGCCTCAGCTGGGACAAAGCATATTTACTATTCACAAACTCTGGCTCCGCCCATCCGAAGCTAACCAATGGCCGACCGGTTCATTTTCTATTGCTGAACTGCGGGCGCTTCTTCTGGGTCTTAGCGCCGATCATGCACTGCCAGACGCACGTGTATTGATGATACTGACGGCGGAATTGATTTATTTCAGCGATTAAACTAAGAATTCCTAAGATTGTATTACATGAGTCAAACTTATTATTTAACGGGTTTTCTGTATGTTAAACAGAAACATAGAGTATATTGTTaataacagggacatacatagcATAAGTGAGAGTGGTCAAGAGTTTGACTATTAACCTATTAATCTGTATTGTGTCTCATGGTCGAACCTTCAGTCTTTTGTAGTATGGGACATTCATCTTTGGCTTTTATGTAAACGTCTCTTATTTCAAGGTAagccatagttgtctactctcctggaatgtctgggagactcctgaatttttgggagttctcccggactcccgagagagcaggcaaaaatcccggatccagctgtcgcagttgttgaagatggtgggggtggggctaaatgtgccattgtggccacgccccctgctgcgattggctaagaTTGACAAGGGATGGAGCCTAACGACGgactgccttcaaaagtaggcaagtatgaggtaagctctgctctgacacacaagacactgcaggatacatccaatacatatgtggaatataaagtaccaGCAGAAcgcccataaaataaaaaaacagtattcACTTAACGTCACttgataataattagagatgggcgggtccggttctccgagaaccgaacccacccaaacattgggtatccgagtaccgagctgagcagctcggtactctcccgcccgttccgaatccaaaacgaggccgaacgtcattgtgacgtcgtcggatctcggggctcggttctcgcgatacttcaactttataaatacacgcctccacagcaatccatcgccatttgacagagggagagagcagggtgtagtcataggctgattagagcaggtacagagaatacaatattgttcttgcaattgctcttaccaaaatcgctagtgcagagaggaggatagaggtttattattttttcttaatatttggcactccccagcgcttttggggtgtcccccataattgtgcataaatatttctggctgtcaaaagtcatatctgtcagcagcatctaccaaataatttttagcactcctcagtgcttttggggtgtcctccctaattgtgcattaatatttctgtctgtcaaaagtcctaactgtcagcagtatctactaaataatttttagcactcctcagtgcttttggggtgtcctccctaattgtgcattaatatttctggctgtcaaaagtcatatctgtcagcagtatctactaactaatttttagcactcctcagtgcttttggggtgtcctccctaattgtgcataattatttctggctgtcaaaagtcatatctgtcagcagtatctactaaataatttttagcactcctcagtgcttttggggtgtcctccctaattgtgcattaatatttctggctgtcaaaaatcatatctgtcagcagtatctactaaataatttttagcactcctcagtgcttttggggtgtcctccctaattgtgcattaatatttctggctgtcaaaagtcatatctgtcagcagtatctactaaataatttttagcactcctcagtgcttttggggtgtcctccctaattgtgcattaatatttctggctgtcaaaagtaataactgtcagcagtatctactaaataatttttagcactcctcagtgcttttggggtgtcctccctaattgtgcattaatatttctggctgtcaaaagtcatatctgtcagcagtatctactaaataattttttgcactcctcagtgcttttggggtgtcctccctaattgtgcattaatatttctggctgtcaaaagtcatatctgtcagcagtatctactaaataatttttagcactcctcagtgcttttggggtgtcctccctaattgtgcattaatatttctggctgtcaaaagtaataactgtcagcagtatctactaaataatttttagcactcctcagtgcttttggggtgtcctccctaattgtgcattaatatttctggctgtcaaaagtcatatctgtcagcagtatctactaaataatttttagcactactcagtgcttttggggtgtcctccctaattgtgcattaatatttctggctgtcaaaagtcataactgtcagcagtatctactaaataatttttagcactcctcagtgcttttggggtgtcctccctaattgtgcattaatatttctggctgtcaaaagtcatatctgtcagcagtatctactaaataattttttgcactcctcagtgcttttggggtgtcctccctaattgtgcattaatatttctggctgtcaaaagtcatatctgtcagcagtatctactaaataatttttagcactcctcagtgcttttggggtgtcctccctaattgtgcattaatatttctggctgtcaaaagtcatatctgtcagcagtatctactaaataatttttagcactcctcagtgcttttggggtgtcctccctaattgtgcattaatatttctggctgtcaaaagtcatatctgtcagcagtatctactaaataatttttagcactcctcagtgcttttggggtgtcctccctaattgtgcattaatatttctggctgtcaaaagtcatatctgtcagcagtatctactaaataatttttagcactcctcagtgctttttagggtgtcctccctaattgtgcattaatatttctggctgtcaaaagtcatatctgtcagcagtatctactaaataatttttagcactcctcagtgcttttggggtgtcctccctaattgtgcattaatatttctggctgtcaaaagtcatatctgtcagcagtatctaccaaataatttttagcactccccagtggtttgcgctcagaatggattcaaagcagtccacatattatctgaatgagcaaccaggttctatcaccagtcctgatgttagtgttcccagtacgtcatctggccaaggcgatgtcaaacaacagagtgttttcaaattagtgcaaaaaacaaaaaccaaaaaaaaatttactgtattgaagcgaaaaagaagtgtaactgagcaaaagttaagtgacgataaaaaaaaaattgcaagcatgcaattctacacacgcagtggcaaagacagaatgaggccttcacctttggctattagtggcagatcccaaaaagttacccagcctacaattggtgcacaactactgttacgcgtcaaagccgagctgcaagataacagtgaggcattacaggagaatatttactctgattcacaaatgacaacaatccctgtggagagtccatccaacagtgggatgtctaatcgtgagcattctgctgatgtgtgccttaatagcccgagtgtagccggtgatacccaaattgaggatgccactttggaattagaagaggatgagggggagatttgtgtaggcgacgagggcgctaatgaggatgttgatgaggatgaggttgtttgtgtaagtcctgcaccagtggcagcagttctggcacgtgacaagaaaaaggccattgtcatgcctgggcataaaacaaaaaaatccacttcttatgtgtggaattatgtctacccaaatccagacaacaattgtatagccatttgtagtgtatgtcaagccacagtcagtcgagggagggaccttaaccatcttggaacctcgtctatgttacgccatttaacgagagttcatggcaaagtgttgggaaaagctgaaagttcttcccaaaagaatacaagcactccctcatcagctaagaccctccgctcaccgacataccgacggctacaaaatacacccaccacaccatcctcatcaatatcctcagtagcgctcggagttagcccggcatcccacttaaggctggatgactccggcactattattgattcctctgaagaaagcgttagtcctgctgctgctgttgctgctgctgggggtgaatcgttatcccagaggcaggttaataaaatgagcagtcctacatttcagcaattaactgtgaaacaatcatttgcgaggggaagcaaatatgacagcagtcacccagtcgccaagcgaatcacagacgccatggctgcaatgttagtgttagatctgcgtccaatctccacaataaacgcagctggtttttcacagttaattgaggttttgtgtccgcgttacagaattccatcgcgacaccatttctcccgtaaagctattccacaactaaaccaaaaagtgtgtaataatgtagagattgcgctgaaaaatgccattctgcccactgttcacttaaccacagatatgtggacaagtggaagtggccaaaccaaagactatatgactgtgacagcccactgggttggtcattcaccttcaccagcaggaacagcagcagcatgtgcaccactacgtaacatttgtcacaggcaggccactctttgtatcaccggcttcactaacaggcatacggctgacaatttgttacgcaaactgagagatgtgattgatgcatggcttataccactcggactctccccagggtatgtcatttcagataacaccaacaatatagtgcgagcattacagctgggtgatttccaacatattccctgttttgctcacaccatcaacttggtggtgcagagcttcctacgaaataaccgtgaggtgcaggagatgctttcggtggcccgtaaaatttcaggccatttcaggcattcagccacagcatgtaggagattacagcagctccaagagcagtttaacttgccctgccaccaacttaagcaagaggtggtaactcggtggaattcaaccctgtacatgcttcagaggatggaggaacagcgcaaagccatccaagcatattgcacaagccatgacattgggaaaggaggggggatgtatttcactcttgcacagtggggaatcctttcagtgctgtgcaaggtgctgaaaccatttgaagttgtgacgtgtgaggtgagtgcagactctgctagtttgagccaagtcattcctttaattagactattggaaaagcagcttgagaaaatgaaggaagagctgaaagcaagcaattcagcaaagtatgttggccttgtcgatcaagtacttaattcgcttcacaatgatcctcgagttattaagatcttgaactcggatcagtacgttttggccactgtgcttgatacaaggtttaaaacctacattgagtctttacttgtaaatgagcgagatgtgaacttttggaaggagctattgctcagcaagttggccgctgaactgggcctcggcttgacgatgtatcctccttcactttctcaagctgctgctgctcgtaaaaaattaaatttcccaaaaagaagcagggaagacgcagggggcagaccagaacaatttaacatctgggctggtttgaaggatttttcaaaaaaatgtgtcactttatccataactccatccaatacgagtataaacatgcaaaggatggtggaggattactttcgagaggtagttgatatggaaatgtcagacagtcccgttccttactgggaagaaaagcaggccatttggaaacccatgtacaaacttgctttgcaatacctaagctgcccaccctccagtgtgtactctgaacgagtgttcagcacagcagggaacttagtcagtgatcgccgtagaaggttacttcccaaaaatgtggagaaaatgatgtttataaaaatgaactacatcttccacgaggaaggccttcaccatccaagacatccaagcactgactgttctctaatggcggaatcaagcggcgatgaattgatagtctgtgatgatgacgtacacactgatgaggttgaggatgaagctgaagatgatgacgatagcatctttttaaaactttctatgtaagtgtagggggcaatctacccccaaagaggaaagggacttgtggcatttccatatcacgtaccatcttgaaaggctgctgttagggcaatttatccttaagggtagggtgtcatagacagagtgaccccaaactggctttgtccatttctcataatattgtacagtctataacggctgaattttttggtattttatacaagtggaggggggcctagagagacagaaaccaaactggctttctccatgtcaattaatattgtagagtctataatggctgaatttttgggtattttatacaagtggaggggggccttgagagacagaaaccaaactggctttttccatttctttacatatttaactataagtgtagggtgtaatatacattcaaagacgatggctgcattgccaatatgcatagatggagaggaagacaatctgttttgtgtgtagaataggcctaccaacgaagaattaaactgtttttttggatgatttattacctcaacaattagattacttgtctctaaaacagttggagcactaaattgggttaatttaggcccaaaaacatggattttcca
The Mixophyes fleayi isolate aMixFle1 chromosome 1, aMixFle1.hap1, whole genome shotgun sequence DNA segment above includes these coding regions:
- the LOC142147504 gene encoding ectoderm-neural cortex protein 1-like, translating into MSVSNHENRKSRSSTGSMNIHLFHKPGHADSLLTHLNLLRKRCLFTDVVLLAGNRAFPCHRAVLASSSRYFEAMFSGGLKESQDREVNFHDALHPEVLELLLDYAYSARIIFNEENAESLLEAGDMLQFHDIRDAASEFLEKNLHTGNCVNMMLISDAHCCERLFELSWRMCLSNFVELSKAEDFLRLPKLKLMELVLSEELEVEDESLVYEAVMGWIKYDLCLRLDDLPDLLRYVRLALLPEQYLRSLATDDLVIKNKLAKAIVEEATHCRNKILQNDGFVTGFCARPRKINQALLLLGGQTFMCDKIYVMDPITTEIIPKTDIPSPRKECSACAIGCKVYVTGGKGAENGASKDVWVYDTLHDEWSKAGPMLVARFGHGSAELDNCLYVVGGHTATTGAFPASPSVSLKQVEHYDPQIDKWSLVAPLREGVSNAAVVGAKMKLFVFGGTSVNREKLPKVQCFDPIQNRWTVPATCPQPWRYTGAAVLGNHVIVIGGDTEFSASSAYRFNSETYQWCRFGDVSSKRISCRVVVSGNRLYVVGGYCGSQRGKTLDCYDPSSDTWSSVTTVPYSLIPTAFVSTWKYLSS